CCCAGGCCGCCGTATTGTTCTTCGATATAGACCCCGCATAAATCGGAACCGGCAAGCGCCTTAATAACTTCGTGCGGAAACCTCTCCTCCTCGTCACACTGCGCGGCGACCGGCGCTATTATTTCCCGGGCAATCCTGCCCGCGATCTTTTTTATCATTTGCTGCTCTTCTGTTAAGAAATAATCCATGACTTTATCCCCCCGTATGGTATTGGTTTGGTTCCCATCAATCGCGAAAACTGTCAAGAGCCTTGTTTATTTCCGGCACCACTTCATACAAATCGCCGATTATCCCGTATTTTGCATAATTGAAAATAGGCGCATGAGGGTCCTTGTTTACAGCGACGATCACTTTGCTGCCGCGGATCCCGGCAATATGCTGGACAGCACCCGATATGCCCAGCGCGATGTACAGCCTGGGCGACACGTTTTTGCCGGTCTGTCCGATTTGAATGCCCTGTGAGGCGAGGCCGGAATCAACGACTGCTCTTGTGGCGCCGACCGTTCCTGCCATTTTTTTTGCCAGTTCCGCCAGCATTTTGAACCCTTCGGGGTTTTTTATTCCCCGGCCCCCCGAGACAATTATCTCCGCCTCCGTCACATCTTCCTGCCCCGGCTCCTGGGTCCGGGCGGCAATCAGCCTCCCCGGCGGCTCGTGGTCCAGCACATATTCAATCACGTCCAGTTCAGTTTTCCCTCTCGCCTCACCCCCCCCTTTTTTCAGGTTCGAAGACCGGCGGGCCATGGTGACTATATATGGCGGTTCTCCAGTAAAACTCAGCTGTGCGTGCGCTTTGCCGTAGAAAACCGGCCTGACCGCCTTCAACCTGCCGCCTTCAACAAACACCCTGAGACAGTCTGAAATCATGGGAACCCCAAACAGAGCCGAAATCCTGGGGAAGAGGTCTTTTCCCATTATCGAAGCGCTGCCCATGATCAGGCGCGGGCTCAAATTCCGGGCAGCGGAAAAGAATGCGGGAGCGAAAACATGAACATCGTAGTTCTTGAAGAGCGTTGATTTCAGATAGTGCACGCACCGAATACCGCAGCCGGATATTTCTTTGATGCTCTCCGGTGGTTCATCCGCCATGACGATGGCCTCTATCTCCAACCCCAGCTGGCCGGCCAGGCAATTGGCAACATTGATCAACTCAAAAGCGCTTTTCTTAAAACCCCCGTCCTTGTTCGTCTCTAAAAAAACCACAATTCTGTTATCCATAACGTGCTCCTTAAATCAAAGTACTTTTTCTATTTCCCGCAAAATTCTCACTAATTCCGCCGCGGCATTTCCCGGCTCACCTTCGACAAACCGGCAATCGCTCTTCTCCTCAACCGGATGAATCCTTTCGATTTCGAGACCGTATAAAACCGATCCCGGAACAGCCAGTTCCTCAATCCTAACCCTTTTCACTTCTTTTTTCCTGGCTGAGATAACGCCTTTCAAGGAGGGATAACGCGGTTCATTAATCCCTCTGGTTACCCCGACCACACAGGGTATCCCCGCCCGGATAACTTCAATATTGCCGTTTTCAGCCAGTCTTTCAGCAATCACTTCGTTCTCTTTCACCTGCAGCCTGATGGTATCTATCGCCTGGGGCCATCCCAGCAGGCCGGCCAGCATCCCCCCCACCTGGTGTGCTGAATTGTCCACGGATTGTTTTCCCATTAACACAAGATCTACTTTTTCCATTAAAACAATGTTTTTTATTATGCTCGCGATCCCGAACCCGTTGATATACCTGCCGTCTTCATTCACGACATGTACCGCGCGCTCAGCCCCCAGGGCCAGCGCAGAATAAAGGACTTCTTCCAGCCTGCCGTTCCCAATCGTGAGGGCAACAACTTCGACCCCGCCTTGCTTTTCTTTGATCCTAAGCGCTTCTTCCAGGGCATACTCATCAAAAGCATTCATCACGTATTTAAACGCATTGCCGTACCCGCTCACGTCTGCCGTCGTTTCAAGTACCCCTTTTATGCATACACCAATCCTCATGATCCAAAACCCCAGTTCATATCAATATTTTTACTCTATTTCGCGCGTTCACCAGGGCCAAAACCCGGTTCATCTCGTTGTGGACGATCATATACCCCTCATCAAATCCCATGCCCGGTTTGGCCATGCACAGGTCGGCCCCGCAGGCCAGGGCTATATTGGTACAAACCGCTGCTGACCTGTCAGTGCCGTTGCAGGTTCCCCCGCAGTATGCCCCAATCCCTTTTTTCTTGCAGTAAAGTATGGCCTTGGCCAGATTATTTACTCCGCCCAAATCGGGAGGTTTGATATGAATCATATCCGCAGCTTCCTCATCGACAAACTGTTTAATATCCTCCCAGGTGTTACACCACTCGTCGGCCACAATTTCCACAGCGATCCTTTTGGCCTTTAACATGCGGCGCAGTTCTTTATAAACCTGCAGTTGAGCGGCCCTGTTTTCCATATCCAGCGGCCCTTCGATGCGCAACCTAAAAGGCATCGCCTCCAGGGCCAGTTCCCCGAAATAATTGGCTATCCTCTCCACATTGCTATCAAAGGCCAGGCCGACTGTGCCGTAGGTGTCAATATGGATAACCGGGCTGTAGGTCTCATTCTCTCTCAGGAGTATAATCCTGTCCCGCACCCAGCCAACGTATTCCTTCAATATTTCTCCCCTGGAGCCGAGTTTTTCCGCCACATTGTTGACCAGCCCATGGGGGAGGGCATCCACGCCCTTGAGAATCATTTTATCCGTGTTGGCAAAGCGTTCATCCCCCGACTGCCCAAGAATAGGCACCCTCTTCATCTCTTGGGCGATCCTGTATTCATCCCTAATCACTTCGGCCATCGTAATCCTCCTGGCCTTCGCCACGGCATCGAGGAGGGCCTGGGTAATCCCGTACCGCAGGGCCGGGTGCAGCCTTCTTCCCCTTAAAGCCAGCGTATCAATTTCACCAGCCAATTCGCGAAAGCTGCCAAGCTCTCTCCCCCGCAACAGTGGTGCAATAACCCTTTCAATAACCGGCAGGGAATTCTCCGCCAGGAATAGAGGTTCTCTTCCTCCAGCGCCTGAATACTGGACAGCAACGCAATCTCCCAAGGCCACCTGTCCATCTTCCAGTACGAGCATGACGGAGACGGCCTCACCCGGTTGCCTTATTTTTCTGAATCCCGCGGTAACCGGACTACCCGCATAATTAAAACCATCCCGGACCGCCCCCCTTCTTATTGCCTGCAGATCATCGTAAAAATATCCAGTTCGGCCAACGGAGCAGACAACATCTGCTATCTTCATGTTGCTTCCCCCCTAACCTCAAGTCACTCCTGCAGCATTTCCAGCAAGGCCGCGTTCCAGCTGGTTCCCCACCCCAGCCCGTAAGCGATCATCAGCTCGCCTTTCTTAACCACTTTTTGCCCGGTTATATCCGTTAAATTCCTGATTGTGTCCACGTCGCCGGTGTGAGCGCCCTTGGGAATATTGTCCAAAAACACTTTCCGGATATCGATCCCCAGCAAGGAGGCATAAATCTCATACCCGCCGTAAGTCGTGTTTTGGGGACATATTACTTTGATCGCCTCAAAATCAAGGTTGTTCCTTCTCAACAGCTCCTTCATCGTTTCGGCACCATCGGCAATATAATTTACCAGTTCACGGTAATTGCCTCTCTTGGTAAAGCTCTCGATGGTAAAACTGTAGCTGCCGGTAGTCCTTGACAAATAATCCCGTATCAGCAGTTTTCTGGGATTGCTCTCAATATAAAGCACGCCAGCCGCATCGCTGATCAGCGTTACCTGGACATTACGCTTTTCAAGTTCTTTGATTAAACTGGAAGACAGTATGAGCGCCGAGCGGTACCTTCCTGTCCTGATGAGGGATTCGGCCACATGGATGGAAGTAAGGGAAGCCCCGCAGGTCTGGTCCACATTAAAGGTAACGACATCTCTTTTCAAGTCGAATTTCTTATGAATGTAGTAAGGAACATTCACTTTACAAGCATGAATGGGCACGCCTTTGGTATAAATCAAAATATCAATGTCTTCCGGCCTGACACCCGAATCTTCGAAAAACCCGGCGACCAGGTTTTCAAATATTTCAACCTCTTCTTTTTCCTCTTCCACGTACACCCCCGTGATCTTTTTCTGCTTGTAAAACGATTCGCAGAAACTTTCCATGTCGCTGTAACCTTCAGGAAGGGAAAAGTTTTTCAGGCTGTTGAAAAATTCATTTACACCAAGGTATTTCCCCGGCAGGTAATAATCGCTGTATGAAATTCCAATCCTGTTATTCTCCAAACCCTTCATCCCGTTTCATCCCTTTCCGTAACTGTAAAAGAGCCTGCTCGAATTAACGTCGTCCAGAGCTTTTTCAGCCCTGCCTATTATTCTTTTTCTTTCTTCAGGGTCTATCGACAGCGCTTTTTTCGCCCAGACCCTGCAGTAGGAGCAGGTTTCACCGGATAAATAATCATCTGGCGTTTTGGAGTCATAGTCGCTTTCGTCGCACATTTTACTGTCGCACTGGTAATGGTCTATGAAAAATTTCAAGAAGTTATCCAGCTTTGTGTTATCAAGATAAGGGAGGGTATAAAAAATCGACTCGCGGTAATTGCGGAACAATTCTTCGTTATAGCCTTCTTCCTCAATCTGTTTCCAAAGGTGCTCGTCATGAAGCTTCCCGTAAAAATTGCCTTTCCCCACAAAATTTACGATATCCAGCAGGTTTCCGCGGTAGGACCTGTGGTGATAGGCTTCGGCCACCCTTAATAACCATTCGGTTGTCCTGCCTCTTTCGGTTAATTTGAGCGTCAGCCTGTCATACCCCACCTCCTGGCTCAGTTCCTCATAATAATGAATATCCTCTGGCCTGATCCACTCTGAAGACACTATCCTGGAGGGGTCTTTAATCTTTAAAAGATTGCAGTTTAAGATCTGGTAATCGACATGAAACAGCCTTGTTTTGGCGTCATCCTTGGAACCGTGGGCATGAGTCACTGCATGGTTGGCGTGAAAGGGGCATTCGTGCAGGCAGCTGTTGTTGGCAATAAGCCTTATCGTAATATTATGGAGCTTTGCGTATTTCATCATTTGTTTCAGTTTTTTAAAGTCACGGTTGACGGTGTGAAACATCGTAACCTCGTCTGCCCCTAGCATTTTCCAGTATTGCAGCTGCGTAAGCGTTTGTACCTTATTGTAAATAGACACCGAAACATAAAGGTGAGGAAACTGGTTTTTTATTATTTCGCATAAATACGGGGAGGCGATTGTTACCCCATCGGCCTTTATTGACGAAATCCTTTTCAACAGCTCAACGACTTCCTGGTGAAAAGACTTCTGGAACTCCATCCCGCCCAGGCACAGGGCGTTAAGCAAGTAATTGAACTTGATGTTGTGGCGGTGACAGTATTCTATATAATCAGCCAGCTCCTTCCATGACAGGATGGGCAGCCTGATCGAAGGCCTGCCTCCGCCAACCACATCGTGGTTCATTTTTCCGTATACCCATTCAAAATCGCCATAAGTCGAAATAACATCAATGACTTGTTTATCGAAATTTGCGGCGAGGTCAAAGGTCACTTTGCACTCTTTCCTGATTTCTTCCATTTTTCTCCCCTTCGATCTCTTTATAATTTTTTTTATAATTTGTTTCATCTTGCTAATTTTATGACAACTGCCTTCCCCGCTGTACTTAACCTTCAAGCCAGGCCGGGCTTTTGCTTTGGTTAACTGATTTTGTTCATTAACCCAAGTTTGCTGTCAATCAGGTTGGCCAGCGCGTTTATTGTATTGAAATTTTCAGGGATCAATTCGGCGTCGTCAATTGAGATACCGTACATCCTCTCAATCTCCATGATCAAAACCAGAACTCCCGATGAGTCAATGATCTGTTGATCGAGCAGCTTGGAATCGTAAGCCAGTTCGTAAGCTGCGCTTCCAGCTAAAAATCTGTCTTTAATAAGCGTTTTCAGTTCTTTTTTAATATTTTTCATTAATCGATTGCTCCTTTCTTTCACATCCGTTAAATCAGGTTCGTTATAAACGTACCCTCGCGCGGGGCATCTATCTCTTCGCCCGCCGCCAGATCGCCGGGCTGTTCTTGACCGAGTAGAAACAGGGCATACTTTTTTTCCAGCACCTTTTTACTTCGTTCCCAGCCGGATAAAAAACGGTCGTATTCGCTTCCTTTCGGCACTTTTAAGATCATGTAGGCAAAACCCTGTGTTTGTAAAAAAGCCATCATTTCGCGCAAACAAGCTGCCGATTCTTTTTTTTCCCCTTGTCTTTCCATATATATTTCCCCTATTTCAACTCCCTTCACCCCGTTGATAATGACTGTCGTAAAAGCAAAATACCCCGCTCTTAATCCCTTTTTCTCGGCAACAACGAAGCCGTGCTTGACCGGATGTTTAAAATACCTCCACTTTAAATAATCATTCTCTTTTTTGAAATCCAGGCCGTCTATGTCCGGTTCGTTCAGGAATTGAAAATGCAGCTTTTTCACCGCTGCGTCCCGGCAGCCGAGCGAGATGCCCCACCGGTGCAATTCGCGGTATTCATTGATCTGAAACATAAACCGCCAAGTGATAAATGAATTGCGGTCTATGGGGAAAAAGACAAACCTTGGGCAGTCCTTTAACTCTTGCCGGCACAGTGTTTCCACAAACTCTTTCGCGTAGCCCTGCATACGGTAAGCGGGGTCAAAAATGACGTCCGAAAAAGCAGCCATCCTGCCGTGCCGGTCTTTCCCCAGGATGACGCCGCAGAAACCTATCGGCCGGCCGTCCTCATTAAGACAGCAGTACGCCCTGGCATAAGGATTATCAAAATACTTGTACCTGTAAAAACCCACTTCATGCGTTCTCAGGACATGGTTGTTGTTTTTCCAGTATACCTCCCACATCCCGCTCCACTGCTGAAGGTCCTTGCTCGACAGGGGTTCAATGCCTATTTTTTTCATTGAATACCACTCACTTCAGGAGTTCTGCCAGGAGATCCCTTTTTAATTTGCCCGTGTTGGTCCGAGGAAGGGCTTCGACGAATACCACCCTGGCCGGCACTTTATGGCGCGGCAGGACTCTTTTGCAGAATTCGTATATTTCATTCTCCGTCAGCCTCTCTTTCGGAACAACAAAAGCGTATATGGTTTTTCCCATGTAGTCGCTGAAGGTTTCCCTAATCCCGCTTTCTTCCTTGATGCCTATCACGCCGGCTTCGGCGACCAGTTCATGGGTCAGAAGCGCTTTCTCAATCTCGATGGGGAAGACCCTTTCCCCGCCTATTTTGATCATTTCGTCCATTCGGCCGGAAATATACAGGTACCCGTCTTCATCAAGTTTCCCAAAATCGCCGGTGTATAGATACGAATCCTTTATTTTCGAGGCCGTCGCTTCAGGATCGTTCCAATAGCACTTCATAATATTCGGCCCGGCGACGATAACCTCCCCGTACTCATTGGGCGGCAGTATGTTCCCTTCGGAGTCGACAATCTTTAAGTCCATTCCTTTTATGGGCCTGCCTACGGAACCCGGTTTCTTATCCAGCTCGTCCGGCTTCAGAATGGAAATCCTGGCAGTCGCTTCGGTTTGGCCGTACATCACGTAAACATCCAAGCCCATAGACCTCATCTCCGAAACAACCCAGTCGGCCACAGGCTCGCCGGCAAAAGTGACATATCTTAAAGCGGGCCATTCCAGTTCTTTAAACGGCGACCTTTTCAACAGCAGAATAAAATTCGAGGCAACACCGGCAATGCTTGTGCATTTCTTCTCTTTTAAATCATTGAGAATATAGACGGGCAGCTGTGAATTGTTGTTGATGGTCAGCCTCGCGCCCCTGGCCACGTGGCTTAAAATGAGAGAGTTCCCATATGAGTAGTAAAAGGGGATTATCACCAGCATGTTGTCGTTTTCGTTAATGTCTATCCGGTCAATGATTTGCTCCATGTTCGCCAGGAGGTTCCTGTGCGTCAGGCAGACCCCGTTGGGTAAACCTTTCGTCCCCGACGTGTAGATGATCTGGGCGATGTCGTTTTCATCCTGCCTGTAAAAGTCAGCAGGGTTATAATGCATATCGCTGTCGTCAAGAATAACCTTTTTAAAACTTTTTATTTCCATGCTTGTACCATTTTTGTATCGCTCAAATTCGTCATCGAAATTGTAACAGGTGATAGAGTCTAGCAATTTTTTGTCCAGGTTCAAGACAGTTTGCAGGTAATTGTTGTTGGTAAACAAGACCCTGATCCCGGCATTGGAAATAATCCTTTCCAGGTCGTATTCCTTATTGAGAGGATTGATGGCCACCACAATATTGCCGCTTTTGATTATGCCAAAATGGCAAACCAGGTAATCAAGGGAATTTTTGGATAGTATCCCCACCGCAGTCCCCCGGCCGTACTTTTTTAGTTCCAGGGCCAGCCTGTCCGAGTAGTAGTCCAGTTCCCGGTACGTCATGTTTTCATCGCCGGCGCTGGCATAAACCCGGTCACCGTACTTTTGGGCGCAGCTTTTAAGCAGTTCCTGGACGAGCATATCGAACACCTCCTCACTAAACAATGTGTTCCAGTCCCAGTTTTCGTTTGCACTCGTCAATAACTTTTTGGTCCAGGCTTCCCTCCAGCCTGGCCAGCCCTTCGTCGCGGGTAATGACCCCGCTGCGGATCAACCCGCTGATCTCCTGGACATACGGGTTATAACCGTATTTTTTCAGGTGGACGTAATTGCCGAAAGCGTTCAACAGGCAGTTGGTCGAGTTTAAATCCGTGTTTTCGGGGTTTTCCCAGCCCAGGTCTTCAATCAAGGCCCTGACCTTTTCCATCCTGTATTCGTTAAAAAGCAATGGATTAATCAAATAAGGGATAGCGGGCGCGTTTTCCTCAAATTCGCGGGCCTCAAGAAAGTAGTTCTCTTGAAACCCTTCCAGGTGCGTCTTGTTGGCGTTGATAAACACTTCCTGGGATTTTGCCAGGAAAGAGGGGAGCGGTTTCAGGATGATGCCCCTGCGCTCTATTTGCCCGGGAGCCCACCCGAAAACCAGCATGGGGATTCTCTTTTCGACCGCCAGCTTTAACGAATTGTACCGGATAAAATTTATGCAGGTGGTGCAGATGGCCGACGCTCTCATAATGGCTGCCCTTGAATATATTTGGTCGTTCAACGCGGCACTGGCAAAAAGCTTTTTCAACAGGTCGATCCTGGGCGAAAAAACGATGTTGTCCACATTAAGTCTTTCGGTAATGTTTTTGATGTTTTTCCTGGCGCCTTCTGAAATAAACCCGTTATCAAACGTGTAGGTGAGAACGTTTAGCCCGTATTTTTCTTTTAGGAGGTACAGAGTGTACGTGCTGTCTTTACCGCCGCTGAAGGCCAGCAGGCAGTCATACCTGTTTTTGGACTTGATCGAATCAATGATCTGCAGGAACTGGTTCTCGTACTCCCGGCCAAACGCCCCGTTTTCTTCACTGGCCGGCGAGCGGCAGTAATTGCACACGCCGTCCTCCGAGAAGGTTATTCCCGGAAAGGCTTCTGGCAGCACGCACCTGCTGCAGACCCTGAGGCTTCCTGGAGAACTCATCATCCACCTCCACAAACAGCTTTACTCGTTTCCAGGCCGCTGAGCCTACAATTCCATGGAACCGCAGGCCGGCGGGAGCATCTTAATGTGCATGGTGTTGTTTTTCTTGTTCTGGAAGTTGGCAAAGATCGCGGCAACCTGCTTTTCTTCCATCCCGACTATTTTTGCTGTTTTAGCCGCTGAAAAGTTCTTGGCGTGCGCGTACAACAGCCTGTCCAGAATATCAAAGGGAAGCGAAAAGAAAAATTCTTCGTCGCTCACATAAGCGCTGCATGTGTCGGGTGACGGCGTCCTCTGCTGTATCTCTTCGGGAATCTTCAGGTATTTTGCCAGGTCATAGACCTGCGTTTTATAAAGGTGAGAAATAACCTCGAAATCTATCCCTCCATCCCCGTACTTGCAGAAATTGCCCAGGTCGAATTCGGACCTGTTTGTCGTACCGGCAACCGCCATATTGTTTTTTTCGGAATAATAGTAGAGGTTGATCATTCGCACCCTCAATTTTATGCTGAGAGCGGCCTGAAAAGCTTTGTAATCATGAAAGGGCAGTTTTTTCCTTAACACCTCGTTGCCGCTGCTGTCCACCACGGAAAGCGAGTAAAGATTTAAGATCGATTTATCCAGCATGCCTGGAAGCACGATTTTATATTTGAATGACTCGTTAAATCCCGGGTGGTATTTCTTGACAATCTCTTCGATTTTTTCATATACGCCGAACTGTTCAAGAATCGGGGTAATATCTTTTTTGACATAATTTATGCCCAGGGTTTCAGCAAGTTTTACTGCATAAGGCTCGCTTTCCTTGCTTGACTCTTTTTCCGGCAGCACAACACCCAGGACCTTGTCTTTTCCAAGCGCTCTCACGCACAGGGCTGCCGTTACGGAAGAGTCAATTCCCCCGCTCAGGCCGATTACCACCCCGTCCCTCTTGAGAAACTCATAAACAATTTGCCGGATGGAGTCGCAAATTTTCTGGCATTCCACAGCCCAGTCTTTTACAAAACAAATACTCTCGCTCACATCTCATCCCTCCACATTTATCGACGGCCGGTAATTAGCCGCGCACGAGTTTCACACGAAAATGGAAATAAAACTTTTAATCCTGTCAGGATCGCCCCCCAGTATGGTCACGGCCCTGATGTCGCGATAAAGGCGTTCAAGTATGTTGCCCCTGATATAGCCGTACCCACCAAAAA
The sequence above is a segment of the Peptococcaceae bacterium genome. Coding sequences within it:
- a CDS encoding electron transfer flavoprotein subunit alpha/FixB family protein, with protein sequence MDNRIVVFLETNKDGGFKKSAFELINVANCLAGQLGLEIEAIVMADEPPESIKEISGCGIRCVHYLKSTLFKNYDVHVFAPAFFSAARNLSPRLIMGSASIMGKDLFPRISALFGVPMISDCLRVFVEGGRLKAVRPVFYGKAHAQLSFTGEPPYIVTMARRSSNLKKGGGEARGKTELDVIEYVLDHEPPGRLIAARTQEPGQEDVTEAEIIVSGGRGIKNPEGFKMLAELAKKMAGTVGATRAVVDSGLASQGIQIGQTGKNVSPRLYIALGISGAVQHIAGIRGSKVIVAVNKDPHAPIFNYAKYGIIGDLYEVVPEINKALDSFRD
- a CDS encoding electron transfer flavoprotein subunit beta/FixA family protein, translated to MRIGVCIKGVLETTADVSGYGNAFKYVMNAFDEYALEEALRIKEKQGGVEVVALTIGNGRLEEVLYSALALGAERAVHVVNEDGRYINGFGIASIIKNIVLMEKVDLVLMGKQSVDNSAHQVGGMLAGLLGWPQAIDTIRLQVKENEVIAERLAENGNIEVIRAGIPCVVGVTRGINEPRYPSLKGVISARKKEVKRVRIEELAVPGSVLYGLEIERIHPVEEKSDCRFVEGEPGNAAAELVRILREIEKVL
- a CDS encoding methylaspartate ammonia-lyase, which produces MKIADVVCSVGRTGYFYDDLQAIRRGAVRDGFNYAGSPVTAGFRKIRQPGEAVSVMLVLEDGQVALGDCVAVQYSGAGGREPLFLAENSLPVIERVIAPLLRGRELGSFRELAGEIDTLALRGRRLHPALRYGITQALLDAVAKARRITMAEVIRDEYRIAQEMKRVPILGQSGDERFANTDKMILKGVDALPHGLVNNVAEKLGSRGEILKEYVGWVRDRIILLRENETYSPVIHIDTYGTVGLAFDSNVERIANYFGELALEAMPFRLRIEGPLDMENRAAQLQVYKELRRMLKAKRIAVEIVADEWCNTWEDIKQFVDEEAADMIHIKPPDLGGVNNLAKAILYCKKKGIGAYCGGTCNGTDRSAAVCTNIALACGADLCMAKPGMGFDEGYMIVHNEMNRVLALVNARNRVKILI
- a CDS encoding U32 family peptidase — protein: MEEIRKECKVTFDLAANFDKQVIDVISTYGDFEWVYGKMNHDVVGGGRPSIRLPILSWKELADYIEYCHRHNIKFNYLLNALCLGGMEFQKSFHQEVVELLKRISSIKADGVTIASPYLCEIIKNQFPHLYVSVSIYNKVQTLTQLQYWKMLGADEVTMFHTVNRDFKKLKQMMKYAKLHNITIRLIANNSCLHECPFHANHAVTHAHGSKDDAKTRLFHVDYQILNCNLLKIKDPSRIVSSEWIRPEDIHYYEELSQEVGYDRLTLKLTERGRTTEWLLRVAEAYHHRSYRGNLLDIVNFVGKGNFYGKLHDEHLWKQIEEEGYNEELFRNYRESIFYTLPYLDNTKLDNFLKFFIDHYQCDSKMCDESDYDSKTPDDYLSGETCSYCRVWAKKALSIDPEERKRIIGRAEKALDDVNSSRLFYSYGKG
- a CDS encoding acyl carrier protein; its protein translation is MKNIKKELKTLIKDRFLAGSAAYELAYDSKLLDQQIIDSSGVLVLIMEIERMYGISIDDAELIPENFNTINALANLIDSKLGLMNKIS
- a CDS encoding GNAT family N-acetyltransferase; amino-acid sequence: MKKIGIEPLSSKDLQQWSGMWEVYWKNNNHVLRTHEVGFYRYKYFDNPYARAYCCLNEDGRPIGFCGVILGKDRHGRMAAFSDVIFDPAYRMQGYAKEFVETLCRQELKDCPRFVFFPIDRNSFITWRFMFQINEYRELHRWGISLGCRDAAVKKLHFQFLNEPDIDGLDFKKENDYLKWRYFKHPVKHGFVVAEKKGLRAGYFAFTTVIINGVKGVEIGEIYMERQGEKKESAACLREMMAFLQTQGFAYMILKVPKGSEYDRFLSGWERSKKVLEKKYALFLLGQEQPGDLAAGEEIDAPREGTFITNLI
- a CDS encoding acyl--CoA ligase, producing the protein MLVQELLKSCAQKYGDRVYASAGDENMTYRELDYYSDRLALELKKYGRGTAVGILSKNSLDYLVCHFGIIKSGNIVVAINPLNKEYDLERIISNAGIRVLFTNNNYLQTVLNLDKKLLDSITCYNFDDEFERYKNGTSMEIKSFKKVILDDSDMHYNPADFYRQDENDIAQIIYTSGTKGLPNGVCLTHRNLLANMEQIIDRIDINENDNMLVIIPFYYSYGNSLILSHVARGARLTINNNSQLPVYILNDLKEKKCTSIAGVASNFILLLKRSPFKELEWPALRYVTFAGEPVADWVVSEMRSMGLDVYVMYGQTEATARISILKPDELDKKPGSVGRPIKGMDLKIVDSEGNILPPNEYGEVIVAGPNIMKCYWNDPEATASKIKDSYLYTGDFGKLDEDGYLYISGRMDEMIKIGGERVFPIEIEKALLTHELVAEAGVIGIKEESGIRETFSDYMGKTIYAFVVPKERLTENEIYEFCKRVLPRHKVPARVVFVEALPRTNTGKLKRDLLAELLK
- a CDS encoding 7-cyano-7-deazaguanine synthase — translated: MMSSPGSLRVCSRCVLPEAFPGITFSEDGVCNYCRSPASEENGAFGREYENQFLQIIDSIKSKNRYDCLLAFSGGKDSTYTLYLLKEKYGLNVLTYTFDNGFISEGARKNIKNITERLNVDNIVFSPRIDLLKKLFASAALNDQIYSRAAIMRASAICTTCINFIRYNSLKLAVEKRIPMLVFGWAPGQIERRGIILKPLPSFLAKSQEVFINANKTHLEGFQENYFLEAREFEENAPAIPYLINPLLFNEYRMEKVRALIEDLGWENPENTDLNSTNCLLNAFGNYVHLKKYGYNPYVQEISGLIRSGVITRDEGLARLEGSLDQKVIDECKRKLGLEHIV
- the nadE gene encoding NAD(+) synthase encodes the protein MSESICFVKDWAVECQKICDSIRQIVYEFLKRDGVVIGLSGGIDSSVTAALCVRALGKDKVLGVVLPEKESSKESEPYAVKLAETLGINYVKKDITPILEQFGVYEKIEEIVKKYHPGFNESFKYKIVLPGMLDKSILNLYSLSVVDSSGNEVLRKKLPFHDYKAFQAALSIKLRVRMINLYYYSEKNNMAVAGTTNRSEFDLGNFCKYGDGGIDFEVISHLYKTQVYDLAKYLKIPEEIQQRTPSPDTCSAYVSDEEFFFSLPFDILDRLLYAHAKNFSAAKTAKIVGMEEKQVAAIFANFQNKKNNTMHIKMLPPACGSMEL